The genomic interval ATTTTTCAAGCATGCTGCTCTGTAAAATCTTattgtgaaacatttgtttttgtttcacaataaGCTGCTAATGTGGATACAAAAACAGGCTTGTATTCAGCTgcaggtattttttttgtccttgaaTCCTTGAAGtgttctgaattttatttttaaaatatgtcttaataatatttttgagatGGTTAgtgtttactgtttttaaaggaAGTCCTCGGctccagtttctgttttcttcctacTGAACTCGTATCAATTTTTCTGATACAGACATTTCATTTTCctcaaatcaaatattttagctgAATTTGAGTTGAACTGTAGGTGGGAACTCCTCACAATCAGATTTAATTATCGAAAGGCCTCACAGGCCATGACAACTGACATCATACGGATCACCATCATGTctgaatgtatttctaataagaTCTTTTACCTTTAGACCTGCTAGAGCTTTGCCTTTTCTAAAGAGACCTTTCACCCATCCTGGAGAAAAGCTGAGCGCCAACTCTGCATCCGTCAGCGCCTTCTCATACTGCTGCGTCTTTTCAAAACAGAAGGAGCGATTCCCAAAcaacctgcaacaaaaaaaaaaaaaaaaaacagttcaaatgTTGCATAAAGGCCAGTGACTGAgagagcaattttttttattattattatagtgtAGCGTGTTCTTACTTAAACTCTTTAGGGTTGTACTTAATTGCATCTGTGAAATACTTCACAGCCATACCGTAGTCTCCTGTGCTGGCAAATTTATTTCCTATAActaagagagaaaatgtttttgttatgttcGACCCGTGAGAACAGGGTGAAAGGTCGGCATCCGCACAAACAAACTTACTTGCGAGATCAgtacttatttttatattatcttCTATAGAAGGAGCGCTGAGGACGACGGAAtcctgtttaaaaaataaacagcaccACAAATTATTCATGACcttaaatctgaatttaaagaaagtaacattttatttttctcctgaatGCGACTCTTCTGAGACTCCCTACCTTTTGCTGCGCCCCCTTCACATCCTCTTTATCCTCAGACGTTTTAACAGGAACACTTTTAGACTTCTCCTTCTCcggagttttctttttctcctttttatccGATTTGGGCTTTTGCTCCAATTTCCGCTGCGCTATAAGAGCCGCTTTGGTCACAAAAGAACTCGCCATATCCAGTTCCTTAAGATACGTaacatgaaaagtaaaaaacaaaacaaacttgcaTGAATGTTAAAGTTCTGAAGCTTACAGAAACTTGTTCGAATGTTCATCCCTAAAATGGATTTAGCAACTAAAATGCAAAGAGTTTCAAATTGTACCTCGAAATCGTGCGAGTCATTTTTGCCGTCTTCGTCGCTGGATTCCTGTCCGCTGCTGCTGTCGCTGTCTGTGTCTTTCGCTGCAGCCACGTTCTTCTTCCTCTCGTCATCATCGACAGATTTACTCTCCTCCGATTCTTCCGCAGCGTCTCCCTGCGCAGCAACAGAAACGCGTTTGAAGGATTCAAGAACCGGAGTGATATTTTTCATGCCGTCTTGTGTTGATGTTGTGCTCACCTCTTGAGGTTCTCCAggattttgtttcactttctcCATTTGTTTCCTTTGCTTCTGTTTCTGCCGGACAGAAATAAAGGCAACGTCGCTTAGCATTTTACCCCCCGTCCCTCGCGGCTCACGCCGAAAATCTCGCCACTCACCTGTTTCTTAAGCCGCTTTTTCTCCgccttttctttgctctttttagTTTCTTGTAATAAACGGGTTTTTCGTTCAGAATCCTATCGAGGCAGAGCAGAAACAACCCGATTCAAACCACATTCGAGGGATTTCATTGGACCTTTAAAACGCATGGGTAAAAGTGCACTCACGCCGTCCTTCGTCTGAACTTTATAAGCTGGCGGGCTGGATTTGCCACGAACTGAAGAGTAGTAATGTAGAGGGGACTGATAAGTAGAGCTGGAGGCTCCCGTACGGTTTTCACTTAATGTGTCGCGACCGAAACGTTGATTAAAGCTGTGGCGACGGTGAGTCCAGCTTTCATAATCAACCACATCATCCACATCTAGCTCTGCGTCATATTCAATACCTAGGGGGGGAGCAAGAACGTTTCATTTACACACTAAAATACCGACTAATAAGACGAAAACATCTCTTTGCTCGTACATTCCCTTACCGAGAAGGCCACATGTTATTATCCTCTGCATCTGAGGCTGGTGACCAAATAAACCCACAACTTTTTGCTAAATGACAGGAGACAGAAGGACACACAGATTAGGTCAGcatctaaaaatgtcaaacttctCGGCAGCCAAACTAAATCCAGTCTTCGAGGTCGGCTGAAGCTCTGCCTTCGTTTGTATTTGTAAACAGAGTCACGATTCTGACGCTGAACGTTCCAAGGTTTCACTTTCCATTAGCCAGGAAAACCTAACTCGACAGATGAGCTCGTTTTTTTTTACGGCATGTGACGCACGAACCCAAGGAAGAAAGCAAACCTGGAATTCATGTGCCGGTCATCTTTAAAttcacaaaagaaacaaaataaatcactgcCACAAATTATACATTCATGTAGCTTTTGAGAGATGATGATCTAAGAAACAACAATGTGACTCCAACAGTATTTTCTAACTAGAAATATATTACTGAAGACGATCAACATCAAAAATATTGCTCCAGAATTTTTGCATTGCTTTACTCTGAAgagtttctcattttaaataacattccTATTATTTCAGTCTTCATTTGTTCTTAATAGTCTGTTGCCATTTTTCTATACACAAATATAGGCATATTGATTCAAGTGCACATTTGATCCATGTATGccatctttaatattttctctgtgacatttataaatactGTATAGTGTTTTACTCCAactattcagtttttatatttttattgcagttgaATCTAGATACTGTAGGGAAAAGAATACATTTAAtctattctaaaaaaaaaaaataaaataaaatgctgacttCTCAACATCAATTATGTTGAACAGTGGTGAAAAATAGCTTAAACAACAAAGTAACAGTAGAAACACAGTAATAATATCATTGTTATCACGCTATGACTAATTCCTAATCAAGAGAACTATTTTTTAACAGCAGTACAGGGATACTATTGTGTCCCTATAAATTGCAtgattattgtttgttttctaggTCACACAAACCAATCTTTCAGCAAAACAATACATCAAAGATTGTGCTTACAAAAGCTTCTGCTGAAATATGTACACCAACAACGACCAGAAAGCAGCAACTACAAAACAATGccagcatattttaaaaaaaaaatggaagcagCCAGTTGCGAACTCCAGCACTGAGCAAAGAAAAGGCAACTTGCCAAGTTTTATACATACTCATCAGTTCTGGGGAAAGTATAAAGTAGTAATGTTATGTGAAAAAAAGggctgtttaatttttttggcttatttttgttcatctatTGCATAAAACAGCTTTAGATACACCTGTAAATAAGCCAGTTACCAAAATCAGATGACTAAGCTCAAGAATCCCACTATTTCATAACAGTGAAGGCATCATTTTACACAGCTACCATCTGGCGCTGAAAAAGTTGTTGCCGAGTGAAAATTGCTCAACATTAGTAATTTTTAGATTCAATTAAGTGTAAGAAACTATTACACTAAACAATTTTGACTACAAGGCTGCAGTTCATAAAGCCATGATTCTAAGATAAAATAAGttggattttttccccctcaaatgtagttttgaattagctaaaaaaaaaaaaaaaaagacaaatgtataTATGAAGTGTTAAACTACCTAAACTGTGAATcggattagattttttttaatgcaaactcAGAGCAGAAGTGTTTaacttataaaatataaataatttaaagaacaaagtaAACGCAACAATCGATTTAGTCACACTTTCCATTTATGTTTtgggttaaaaacaaatatcagcTACATTCAAGTATGATCAAAATAGGTAGGCGAATTTTGTCTTGCGAATACGTTTATTGGGATGAAAACGAGGCCAGACTTTAGGTTCAATTCTGGAGCTTTCAGCTGCAACTTTCAAGGCCGTTCGCTCAATGCAACACATTCCATTAGCTTCAACTAcgaccaaaacaataaaaatattacttacGATCATATGAATATCCGTAAACTCTGAAAAGCAGGAGAGACAATGCATTTAGCAGTTAGGTTTTAATggtttaaaggttttaattaaGTTAAGCGTTACTCTAATCTACTGGAGTCAACTAGCATGCTAACAGCACTAGCCACCAACTTCTAAACAAGTCCAAATGAGCATTTTCTTACCGGTTTCATCGTTAAATACCTGCATGTTTAGTATCACACGCTGGAGATCGACTTCTCATACACTTCTAATCAACTAATGAGcttccaaaaaataatatagcaAGCGCCAATTTCAGCAGCTTCCAACGTGAGCTGCGTTTTCGTCACGGCGCTCTCCGGACTCTTCTCTGCATCCGGTGAGGAAGAGGGAAGATCAGCACGACGTCATGGATTCTGCCATGGGCGTTTCGGTAGTCTTTCAGGATTCGGATCGCTTGGCTCTATATCAGTCGGTTATTTCAGATCCTGGGCGGTTCTAACgttatatttaatattcaattttttgtatttaattattacGTTTAATATTTAGTTGAATAGACTGGATACACATAGACCCACTTCAGTTTTGTAAGTAACCACTACAACTTCACACTTAGTAAGCATAACACACGTTTGTATTATtatatgtattaaaaatgttaaagcacacttaaaaacataattaccGGTAAGTGCCTGCCTGTTTTTCGTTGcttcaaaaatctaaacaagTAGGTTTGAGTCAGAGGTCTGTTCCTTTCGAAAACGAAACGGCAGATTAAATTGACTCTGTCACCACCGACCCATCATTTGAGGCATTGTTTACATTGTCATTCTGCCCCCTTCtggttattttagtaattacCACCTGTGTTTTTACCCCTTTATTTTCCGCTTTACTCTAAACTTCAGTATTGTAGGCAAAACCGGACGAGTAGCAGTAGAATGTATTTCAGTATTGATCGCgaaaaaaacatcaattcttacaaaaagaaaactaagaGCAAAACAAGTAATGAGTGAGGTTTATTgcttatttaacttttttccaACACCTTACTAGTTACCTCAGAAATATCACACGACAAAGTACATAATTCTGTTATGGAGACTGTTTGTTATTGTTGATTTATGAACCCTCATTAGTGATGCCTGTGGAGATTTAAAAAGTGTTCTCATGTGTACTTGACAATATTCAGATTGGagcatcatgttttatttatttttttcttagaaccTTTAGACTACTTCATGCTATCAGGTTCTACttaagtgatttattgattgttCTTCTGTGACAGTAATCCAGCCTTGGTTTGGTGCATGATATTGAGTTTAAACttctaaaaattacatttaatcaatattatTCTCCACATTATTCTGTGAGAAATTGGAATATCTAACTGTTCTACTACTAACCGAACTTTGTATTTGACTGATCAATGTCCTTAAGCAGTTTCCAAATACTAATaatctttgaataaaatgtaaaacaggtGATCATGGCATTATAATGAAGTAAAGCAGAGAAAgttaatttcagaataaaaatgtaatgctttattCACTTCATTAtctctgtacacacacacacacacccagaaaTCACTATCTGAATAATATAGGAATGAGAAAACTCCCATAGTTTCAAACAACTACAGGCAAAGCTATTCAGATAATTAGGGAAAATAACATCAGTATTCTTCTTGCGGTGaattaatgttaaaatatttcactggTAATTCTTAATATAAACCATGAAACTAATTTCGTGCAATCCTCAAACAGCCAAACATTATTATGTTTGTTAACttctttatgttgtttgttAATTTCTGTCGCAGTCCtttaaaatgagtgaaaagTCAGTTACGGTTCCAGCAAAATAATCCATCAAAATCTCTTTGCTATTAAGGTTTAGGACTAAAACCCTGAGTTAAAAACTAATAATTGATCAGTCcccacatttaaaataagaagcaGCAAAATTATTCTGTCACAGCAGAAAGTCTGGACAAATATACCATTAGTAGCCAAGTACTCCTGCTGGTTTCCGTGGTGGGAATCTGTTACTCCACGATCCTTCCGTGGCGAACAGAAAATGCGATGAGTCTGTGGTAGGCCGAGAGGAGCAGGATGGCGCCCAACACCACCATACCGCAGATGAGGCCAAAGGCCCAGCGAGGTCCCAGGAGGGTGTAAACGTGAGAGACGAAGACGGGGCCGAGTGTTCGCGCCCCGCTCCCAGAAGCGGTCAGCCAGCCCATGTACACACCCTGGAGACGTGAAGACACACTGAGCCTCACTGAACGCATCATTACTACTTCAACTTGCTGAAAACACTCCTAAACTTTTCACCTGAGGTTTTGGTCCGAGGATTTTGGAATAAAGTGTGTAGGACATCACGTTGCAGGCCGGGTAGCCCACCCCAATGAGGAAGTCTGATGAGATGTACTGAGCAAGGTAAATAGCCGGGGTGGTCTGACACCAGGTCTGCTCGTAAGGGCAGCCTGTGGGCTCCACGGTGCCGTTGCCCTCAGACATTTGACTGACCAAAGAGTTGTTTTTCAGGTCTGCATTTTggtgaaaggaagaaaaactcaAGTTCAAATCCAGGTTTCTTCCTCAACATTTCACCGAATGTTTTCCCACAGATTACCTGCCCACTGGATTTTAGGGAAATGATTTCCCCAGGGAAGCAGAATAATGAAGCCACAGAATATGATACCAAAACCGGCAAGCAACACGGGGCGATCCCCAAACCTGGAAGAATAGAAAGTAATTTCCTCATGACCCAAATTCAGCCAAACTAAAATATATCTTCTTTTTAGACAGGAAGCATTTACCTTGAAGCGGCTGCTTTTACCAAAAGAAACACCAGGATCGATTGAAATCCGATGCCGACCATAATGATACCGTTGTACAGAACGGCTTCTTTCCTCGTCCAGGCGAACATGTCCATGGACAGAGGAGTGGCAATTCTGGAGAAAAATAACAACCATTAGGACTTTCCTCCAACCCAGCAGGTGTGTGCTGTGTGTTTACCTGCGTAAGCATTTCAGTATTTCAGTGCAATGCTTACGTTTCAAACACAGCGAAGATGAACATGACGATGAAGAACAAAACGTTGGAGGTCACAGCAGCCACGTGGTCGATGGTTTCCACAGATTCCTCCAGGATATCGACGGTTTCtgagcaaagaagaagaagacttgaataattaaaattaaaaacagaaggcTACCATCGTGTAACAGACACTTTTTAAACATATCTGGAGTTTTTTCCTTAACTTTATTATCTTGTGTACCAATCtaagttttgattaaattatgaCACATTTAAAATCTTGCATGTAATTGCTGTTTCCATACATTCAGAGACAGAGTGTGAACCCTTGTCACTGGTAATCTCAGCTACCAGTATTTAAAAGCAACTTTAGAAAAGAAACCAGGATGTTGCAAAGAAAACTAACCAGTTCttactggttgtttttttttttttagctgaggGCAACAATCTCATTCCAGAAGATTCAATGATTCAGACCTCATTGCATGCACAATTTTTTGTTCaaagcttaaataaaacaacaaaataagcaacaaagaCTTCTGACAACTAATACCTTCTGAGGTGTAGTTGATAGATCTGATGTGCTTTCCATCTTCATTTACACTGTGCTCTCTGATGGCAGAAAACATAAGAATCTAAGAGCTTTTAGATGAATAACAAGGTTGAAACTTGGACTGAACTGGTTGTTCAAGAAGGATAATGATCCCAACCCATAACAAAGCTGGTTATAGAATAGATGATGTAGTCTAACATTAAGCTTTTGTTAAGTCCTGAGCTAAAATATATTGAGTGTGTATTATGAATTATGCTTATAGATCAGGAAATGagtccatttaaaaaaagagcagatcAAAATAATAAGACGCTCTGCATGAGCTGACATGAGTGAAGCAAAGTTTATcgatttttaaacatttcactgGAGAAAACAGTGATGTGTTCTGAATTTGTTGTTCTCACATTTTGAAATGGCAACACACGCATGAAATAAAGAGGCATGCTGTGTATTAATAAACTGACTTGAgcaccagcagaaccagcaggatGTTGATGAGTCCGAAAACCGCAGCCAGTAAAGCCGGCGTGGTGTACATGTTGAGCTGCAGGTCTAGGAATTTCACCGTGACGCCGTTTTCTCCGATGAAAGACAGGCATGCCTGCAAAGCTGAAGcccacaaacacagagacaaacatgaACACGTCTTCCTTCTTCAGAGTTATTCTCCACACCCAGAGCAGCTCCGCATGAAGCACCTGGTCCAAGGATGAAGCCCAGAGCCTGACAGGCGCTCATGTTTGCCATGGCTCCAGTCCTTTCGTTCAGAGACGTAGCCCCGGCGACATACGACCTCACAACAGCAACATTACCTGAAGGTAACAAATCGAATATTACTGTGTGTGAAATGGGGCAGAGACATCTCTATTTGACGCCAGGTCagattttcagcatttttaggAAACATGAGCCAGAAAAACGGATTCCCACCTGCTCCGAAGCCAACAAATGCTCTGGACATGAGCATGTGGTACTTGTTATTGGTTTTGGGCAGATACGCATAAGCGTAGTAGATATTGGCAGCCAGGTTGATGAAGATGGAGCACACCAGGGGCTCCCTGCACGGCCGGTGATTAGACCACAGCCCAAACAGAGGTGAGGCCACCATCTGACCCAGACTGTAGGCTGCAACCATCCAACCCAGGAAGCTGGCGTCTGCGCTGCTGTCGACCTACAACACGAGAAAACCGATCATCTAAACAATGATTCTTCAAAAGGAaattcaaatacaaaatatgcTATTTTTGTCTACAACTGATTTTCTAAGATGTTCTTTACTACTTCTTTCAATTATTTGTGGCCACTGTGGTTTTATGCGGAAAGCGAACACTTCCTCTCaaccttacaaaaaaaaacccacttccAACAAAACGAAAGTTGAAAGCGTCCAATACCTTCTGCAAATAGGGCCATAGTGATGTGATGACGATGGTGAAACCTGAGCAGAGACAAGAAACACAGATGATCCACAAGCTGTCAAAGAGGCCGAATATGGATTTGTCTTATAGAAACACAAGAAGGGAAACAGAAGTTGTAAAGTTAAAACTTTCAGCTGTTAGAGAGAGAAACAAGTGATCAGGCCTACTATCAGATGTAGTGATGAACTCAGACCTGAACAGTCATAGATACATAAAGACAGATACAAAGTCGGCCCTCTAtcagctgaagaacatttccaggctTAAAGAACTAATGTCCCTACAAGATCTTTCGAAACTCTTCCATGCATTGATATTTAGTCGTATTGATTACTGTAATAGTCTTTTTACAAGTTTGCCTCAAAAAAAAACCatagacagctgcagctgattcagaAGACCGCTAATAGTTCTAAAGTCCTTATACTGGCAGCATTCAGCttttatgcaccacaaatctggaccaaacttccagaaaacaataaaacagctgaaacacagagttcctttaaatcaaagctagTAGCCCACCTGAttagagctgcttttgattaataacaactggaacttctGTATATTTGATGATTAATATtcttgatgatggcatttgacaaactAATGGTTTTTAGCCTTCATGTTTTCAGACAGAAAGTCAAAGAGCCAAATAATCATAGCTAACACATTAGAGCTTGATTTACAATGTATCaaagttgtcatttttgtctttgagaATCATTAAGAAATATGTCAGTGtaatcaaactgtttttctcctcaTACTTTCAGACTGAGAAAATCATAAGAGCcgatttaagactttttaagactttgcAGGAACTCTGAAGATCAAACTAAACACATTAATGTTCTGGGGggttaaatcataaaatatacaACACTGGGGTTGTatatttacatgtaaacatGTGTTTACATGGGAAAAACATGTTTCCCATGTAAATAtacaatgcaaaacaaatgta from Gambusia affinis linkage group LG18, SWU_Gaff_1.0, whole genome shotgun sequence carries:
- the LOC122819987 gene encoding uncharacterized protein LOC122819987 isoform X1, translated to MRSRSPACDTKHAEFTDIHMIQKVVGLFGHQPQMQRIITCGLLGIEYDAELDVDDVVDYESWTHRRHSFNQRFGRDTLSENRTGASSSTYQSPLHYYSSVRGKSSPPAYKVQTKDGDSERKTRLLQETKKSKEKAEKKRLKKQKQKQRKQMEKVKQNPGEPQEGDAAEESEESKSVDDDERKKNVAAAKDTDSDSSSGQESSDEDGKNDSHDFEELDMASSFVTKAALIAQRKLEQKPKSDKKEKKKTPEKEKSKSVPVKTSEDKEDVKGAQQKDSVVLSAPSIEDNIKISTDLAIIGNKFASTGDYGMAVKYFTDAIKYNPKEFKLFGNRSFCFEKTQQYEKALTDAELALSFSPGWVKGLFRKGKALAGLKRYKEAADAFKDVLKRESSYAEAAQELMRVQIIQLMAYGFTREQSSNALIIHGSVDKALEVLSKLHSPPGAVLNGPLPPAQLANVTGVSPVLSANSSPAPVAPAKSHDATKKPLLDKPLGLVQNIPNVDNQSKLAYNQAGRINSDRNPPELFPVWVGNLCFPATEAMISKLFSKAGPVFSVKLLTVKRCAFVNFTKQEHCDEAIRLLHGYDLHGIKIAVRYPDRIPPGMGISRSALRARDLHDENLRQCNDGKAAVGNQRCFRDHNPDPGSL
- the LOC122819987 gene encoding uncharacterized protein LOC122819987 isoform X2; translation: MQVFNDETEFTDIHMIQKVVGLFGHQPQMQRIITCGLLGIEYDAELDVDDVVDYESWTHRRHSFNQRFGRDTLSENRTGASSSTYQSPLHYYSSVRGKSSPPAYKVQTKDGDSERKTRLLQETKKSKEKAEKKRLKKQKQKQRKQMEKVKQNPGEPQEGDAAEESEESKSVDDDERKKNVAAAKDTDSDSSSGQESSDEDGKNDSHDFEELDMASSFVTKAALIAQRKLEQKPKSDKKEKKKTPEKEKSKSVPVKTSEDKEDVKGAQQKDSVVLSAPSIEDNIKISTDLAIIGNKFASTGDYGMAVKYFTDAIKYNPKEFKLFGNRSFCFEKTQQYEKALTDAELALSFSPGWVKGLFRKGKALAGLKRYKEAADAFKDVLKRESSYAEAAQELMRVQIIQLMAYGFTREQSSNALIIHGSVDKALEVLSKLHSPPGAVLNGPLPPAQLANVTGVSPVLSANSSPAPVAPAKSHDATKKPLLDKPLGLVQNIPNVDNQSKLAYNQAGRINSDRNPPELFPVWVGNLCFPATEAMISKLFSKAGPVFSVKLLTVKRCAFVNFTKQEHCDEAIRLLHGYDLHGIKIAVRYPDRIPPGMGISRSALRARDLHDENLRQCNDGKAAVGNQRCFRDHNPDPGSL
- the mfsd8 gene encoding major facilitator superfamily domain-containing protein 8, which codes for MSHLDPDDTTPLLRDDASSDDSQDEDYRGRWRSIRVMYFTMFLSSVGFTIVITSLWPYLQKVDSSADASFLGWMVAAYSLGQMVASPLFGLWSNHRPCREPLVCSIFINLAANIYYAYAYLPKTNNKYHMLMSRAFVGFGAGNVAVVRSYVAGATSLNERTGAMANMSACQALGFILGPALQACLSFIGENGVTVKFLDLQLNMYTTPALLAAVFGLINILLVLLVLKEHSVNEDGKHIRSINYTSEETVDILEESVETIDHVAAVTSNVLFFIVMFIFAVFETIATPLSMDMFAWTRKEAVLYNGIIMVGIGFQSILVFLLVKAAASRFGDRPVLLAGFGIIFCGFIILLPWGNHFPKIQWADLKNNSLVSQMSEGNGTVEPTGCPYEQTWCQTTPAIYLAQYISSDFLIGVGYPACNVMSYTLYSKILGPKPQGVYMGWLTASGSGARTLGPVFVSHVYTLLGPRWAFGLICGMVVLGAILLLSAYHRLIAFSVRHGRIVE